The genomic region CATACCCGAATCTATCAATGCATTTGATTTCTCAGCAGCTGTGCTTATATCAGGTTCAATATGAGCCATTCTGCATACTTCCTCCAGTTCTGCCCTCCTTTTCATAACAAGTTCTTTCATTCTGCTTGCTTTCAATTCAGCAAGTCTCTCCACTTCTGCCGATACCTGTCAAAGAGATGACAAGGAATTTGATGTTCAacttgcaaaaaattaaaattagaagaTGCGGAGATTGATATTCAACCTGTTCAATAATTTCTGTTGAAAGAAGGCCTGGTTCCGTAATTTCTGCTTCTGAAATTCCAAAAATGCGAGTAACCCTTGAAAAGTTACTCCTTTCTTCTTTTGACGAGTCCATCAAATTCCAAAGTTCAAAAAGTGACGCTACAATATCTTTTAGCTGCATTTTGTAACAGGGTTATACTTCAGATTCCAAAGTCACAATCAAAATACATGTACAGTATGATCATCGATTACCTTATTGATTCGAGCTTTTCTTTCAGTTTTCAACTTGAGAATAGTCTGTTCTAGGCCTTCCAATGTGCTGTTGCTGATGTTTGTAGACTGTTCAGTGTTCGCCCTGTGCAAGCTAGGATCCACTTCACTCACAGTGTGGCCAAAATCCAAGCCAAGCACACCGCAAAGAGAATGAACCTCGTTTACATGTCCCAAAACCTTGTTGAGGCGGTCAGACTGCAAGCAAATAAAGTACATTCTACATATCAGAACATATAAAACTGCAGGATAAAGCAATCCATATCATTCCAAGGCATCCAAATGATGCAAACATTTCACGAGgagttcaaattcatattatgaTATAATTACCTTCTCTTTTTGAAGAGTGCGAAGATGTGCTTGATATTCAGTTAGCTTTCTAACTGACAAGTCGTGTTCGTCCAGGGTTAACGAACTGACTGGAGCATTGTTGAGATGGTTGTATCCAGATATCTCCCCGCTGATCTTCTCAATTTGTGCCTTTATATCTGAAAATTGCTTCATCCTCTCCTCTTTCTTCACTCTTAGATCTTCTACAAGTGGTGCCACAGATGCAAGTTTTTCTTTCAAAGAATTTGCTCGCTTCTCTCTCTGGATCTGAAGATTTTATTTTAGAATCAGATGAGCAAGTCAAATAGCAGAGGCACATAAAACAGGTCGCAGCAATCGGTTAAAAATAATTCATACTTTTGTTATGTGATATTGTGAGACAGAGAACGGAAGTTTCTAAACATTTTGTAAACTCATCATGGAAACAGAAAAACTGGAAGAAACAAATGAATCACCAAGCAGATAAAGTTTTTACAAATCATTAAATGGCCCAATTGCAAAAGAGAGCAGACATAGGAGGAGAACAAAAAATTCAAGGATGAAGCCAAGAAATGGTCAAAAGATTATCATTACCAAAATGACAAAGTTCCAATGGATTCCTTACCGGTGAATTAATATTAAGTTCCCCCAGAGAAGCCATGAGAGTTGCAAGCTCAGCTTCTTTGGCTGCAACAGACTGATGAAGGCGTGCCTTGGCATTGGCAGCTTCGTCAACCTTTCTCCTGTAAACATCTAAGCATTCCCTCTCCAACTCTAACAACATGCGGTCTTGGTCTGCTATGCTCTCACCAATGTCATTCCATATTTGCTGCACTCATTGAAAAAGCCATACACAAAATCAATTACTGTGGAAACACGACTCAGTGGTTTGCAGTATCTTTCTCCTTTTCAACAGGGAGAGAATAAGAAACTTGCAACACAGACTGGGGACACGAACATCTTATTGACACAAAGTAACCAAATGCTAAGAGGTAAAGCAAATTCAATCAGAAAAACGAAACATCACACACCACACATACTTCTCTTCCTCCCATGAATTATTCATCATAAAAAATTGCAGAGTAGAAGCAGATGAGAAAGGTAAAATCCAAAATTCAGATGGA from Pyrus communis chromosome 4, drPyrComm1.1, whole genome shotgun sequence harbors:
- the LOC137730859 gene encoding 65-kDa microtubule-associated protein 6-like, with protein sequence MLALGSPTIGVRTSASCNVLLKELQQIWNDIGESIADQDRMLLELERECLDVYRRKVDEAANAKARLHQSVAAKEAELATLMASLGELNINSPIQREKRANSLKEKLASVAPLVEDLRVKKEERMKQFSDIKAQIEKISGEISGYNHLNNAPVSSLTLDEHDLSVRKLTEYQAHLRTLQKEKSDRLNKVLGHVNEVHSLCGVLGLDFGHTVSEVDPSLHRANTEQSTNISNSTLEGLEQTILKLKTERKARINKLKDIVASLFELWNLMDSSKEERSNFSRVTRIFGISEAEITEPGLLSTEIIEQVSAEVERLAELKASRMKELVMKRRAELEEVCRMAHIEPDISTAAEKSNALIDSGLVDPSELLANIEAHIVKAKEEAMSRKEIMDRIDRWLFACEEENWLEDYNQDDNRYSAGRGAHINLKRAERARVTVTKIPAIVDNLIHKTLAWEDERKKLFLYDGARLVSILEDYKVSRRQKEEDKKKSRNQKKLQDLLLTEKEAMYGSKPSPRKSTSFRKPNGYRSNGNGSVPPTPRRNSVGSGTPELLTPRSYSGRQNGYFKEMRRMSTTPLNFVSIPKEDTMSYSTSVCGSVLGSPPHD